In Papaver somniferum cultivar HN1 chromosome 1, ASM357369v1, whole genome shotgun sequence, a genomic segment contains:
- the LOC113296365 gene encoding uncharacterized protein LOC113296365 yields MKTRTIFGVSLSLILINLAAIMEKADENLLPSVYKEVSEAFNVGPADLGYLTFIQKFVQALSSPLAGVLVLHHDRPTILALGTVCWALSTAAVGASYRFWQVALWRAVNGFGLAIVIPALQSFIADSYEDSVRGTGFGILALVGAVGGTGGGVVATIMAGQEFWGIPGWRCAFVMMAIFSSLIGFFVFMFGIDPRELYKDLTLEMAEGSERANLLAAGYASVPSVWSESWRAMKTVTKVQTFQFIIMQGVVGSLPWTAIVFFTMWFELIGFDHKNSATLISLFTIGTSMGSLLGGFIGDGLSQLHPNTGRIMVAQFSALMGVPFSWFLLMVIPQSVSSWSIFAVTLFFMGLTLSWCATGANNPIFAEVVPIKHRTMIYAFDRALEGSFSSFAAPIVGILSEKIFGYDPKSVILPSGSPKEAFALSRGLVSMMCVPFALCGLFYTPLYWTYKRDRVNARNAAL; encoded by the exons ATGAA AACAAGGACTATCTTTGGGGTTTCTCTCTCTCTCATTCTCATTAACTTGGCTGCTATTATGGAAAAGGCCGATGAGAATCTTCTACCATCTGTTTACAAAGAAGTCAGTGAAGCTTTCAATGTTGGGCCCGCGGACCTTGGATATCTTACATTCATACAAAAGTTTGTGCAGGCACTTTCATCACCACTGGCTGGAGTATTAGTTCTTCACCATGATAGACCAACTATTCTCGCTTTGGGGACTGTGTGTTGGGCTCTGTCAACGGCTGCAGTAGGCGCAAGTTATCGGTTCTGGCAAGTTGCACTTTGGAGAGCTGTGAATGGTTTTGGTTTAGCTATAGTGATACCTGCACTTCAGTCATTCATAGCTGATAGCTATGAGGATAGTGTTCGAGGTACGGGTTTTGGCATATTAGCCCTTGTTGGTGCTGTGGGTGGAACAGGTGGTGGAGTCGTGGCAACAATTATGGCCGGTCAAGAGTTTTGGGGAATACCAGGGTGGCGATGTGCATTTGTTATGATGGCAATATTTAGTTCCCTTATTGGATTTTTCGTCTTTATGTTTGGCATTGACCCAAGAGAATTATACAAGGACCTTACTCTTGAAATGGCTGAAGGCTCTGAAAG GGCCAATTTGTTAGCAGCGGGCTATGCTAGTGTCCCATCAGTTTGGTCAGAGTCATGGAGAGCCATGAAAACTGTGACAAAAGTGCAAACATTTCAGTTTATTATAATGCAAGGAGTTGTTGGTTCACTACCCTGGACAGCCATtgtgtttttcactatgtggtTTGAATTAATTG GCTTTGATCACAAAAACTCAGCTACTCTCATCAGTCTTTTCACCATTGGTACTTCAATGGGATCCCTCCTAGGTGGGTTCATAGGAGATGGGCTGTCACAATTACACCCAAATACGGGGCGTATCATGGTTGCACAGTTTAGCGCTCTCATGGGCGTACCTTTTTCATGGTTCCTCCTTATGGTTATTCCGCAGTCAGTAAGTAGTTGGTCTATATTTGCTGTTACTCTTTTTTTCATGGGACTCACGCTTAGCTGGTGTGCTACTGGAGCAAACAACCCCATATTTGCTGAGGTGGTCCCTATAAAGCACAGGACCATGATTTACGCATTTGACCGTGCCTTGGAGGGCTCCTTCTCTTCATTCGCTGCCCCCATTGTTGGGATCCTCTCAGAGAAGATCTTTGGCTATGATCCGAAATCTGTAATTCTGCCATCCGGGTCTCCAAAAGAGGCATTTGCTTTGTCGAGAGGGCTTGTCTCCATGATGTGTGTTCCATTTGCTCTGTGTGGTTTGTTCTACACCCCACTGTATTGGACTTACAAGCGAGACCGTGTGAATGCTAGAAATGCTGCTTTGTAA
- the LOC113296372 gene encoding uncharacterized protein LOC113296372 — MSVAAEFKSPTEQDSETRPVLGPAGNRVRVSEILEVKRKSEIMKKPIQTRRLLVPKLPDSVVRANASVDSSCSSDSSSSVSSTKKTLRKTRTMDQQQKVMLKPVKIVPEKVEVIRRPRSVSRSPSPSPSPVNLMKRCDWITANSDPLYASFHDEEWGVPAHDDRKLFELLVFAIALAEHNWPTILSKRDAFRKLFDNFDIASVAKFSEKKILAMKTAGKNVLSEPKLRAVVDNAKQILKVQEECGSFDNYCWSFVNHQTLKNGFRYVRQVPVKTPKADVISKDLMRRGFRCVGPTVVYSFMQVAGIVNDHLISCFRYQECNSNIQKASADVVEETEVLAKTLDKMCLSPV, encoded by the exons ATGTCTGTAGCTGCAGAGTTTAAATCACCAACTGAACAAGATTCAGAAACTAGACCTGTTCTTGGACCGGCTGGAAATCGAGTTAGGGTTTCAGAAATTTTAGAGGTTAAAAGAAAGAGTGAAATTATGAAGAAACCTATACAAACAAGAAGGTTATTGGTTCCAAAATTACCAGATTCAGTTGTTAGAGCTAATGCTTCTGTAGATAGttcgtgttcttcagattcttcttctagTGTTTCTTCTACGAAAAAGACATTGAGGAAGACTAGAACAATGGATCAGCAACAAAAAGTCATGTTGAAACCTGTTAAAATTGTTCCTGAGAAAGTTGAAGTTATTCGACGACCACGGTCAGTATCTAGGTCTCCTTCTCCGTCTCCTTCACCAGTAAATTTGATGAAGAGGTGTGATTGGATTACAGCAAACTCTG ATCCACTCTATGCTTCCTTCCACGATGAAGAATGGGGAGTTCCAGCTCATGATGATAGGAAGCTATTTGAGCTGCTTGTGTTTGCGATAGCACTGGCTGAACACAATTGGCCGACAATTCTCAGCAAGAGAGACGCTTTCAG GAAGCTTTTCGATAACTTTGACATAGCGTCTGTCGCCAAATTCTCCGAAAAGAAGATACTGGCTATGAAAACAGCTGGCAAAAATGTGCTATCAGAGCCAAAGCTTCGAGCAGTCGTGGACAACGCCAAGCAGATACTCAAG GTACAAGAGGAATGTGGTTCCTTTGACAATTATTGCTGGAGTTTTGTGAATCATCAAACACTCAAAAACGGGTTCCGCTACGTTCGTCAAGTACCTGTCAAGACCCCAAAGGCTGATGTCATTAGCAAGGACTTAATGAGGAGAGGCTTCCGCTGTGTTGGTCCCACAGTTGTGTATTCCTTCATGCAAGTAGCAGGTATTGTTAATGATCATCTCATATCCTGCTTTAGATACCAAGAATGCAATTCAAACATCCAAAAGGCTTCAGCAGACGTAGTTGAGGAAACAGAAGTACTTGCTAAAACCTTGGATAAAATGTGCTTATCTCCTGTCTAA
- the LOC113296379 gene encoding GATA transcription factor 9-like, with translation MSEASLAESKSAEYYISEVQRIYRQNDCSHVSVVEELGAFFSDSFRPGLSHISLKNLKTCLKQGVTDLSKEVDQMVEPVLGMHRITSSLKDKERGIVSSLPSKKQRSSSSSTSISTPTRSDSIGPQSSAQGSGSDTVVSDESGRKGGKGKRCSNCSSPTTPQWRVGPSGAKTLCNACGIRYKKQKAASDAEGAEDDTETVNDYLLTLLEDGGMQAKAALYKHNDELAKQLEHMEQKLEELLDIVVSKCRQMNIAEKQQLRNLIQTLSPKNLDRVVQIIKRRKLPKGGQTFYELNIDLDKEDNGTLWRLYYYVRAAENAKRLSLAELQQGKVVVIN, from the exons ATGTCAGAAGCTTCACTTGCTGAATCGAAATCTGCGGAATATTACATTTCTGAAGTTCAACGTATTTACCGCCAAAATGATTGTAGCCATGTTTCAGTTGTTGAAGAACTTGGTGCATTTTTTTCCGATAGCTTTAGGCCTGGTCTTTCACACATCTCTTTGAAAAATTTGAAGACATGTCTCAAGCAAGGTGTCACTGACCTAAGCAAGGAAGTTGATCAG ATGGTGGAGCCTGTTTTAGGTATGCACAGGATAACATCGTCCTTAAAAGACAAGGAACGTGGGATTGTCAGCTCACTTCCATCTAAGAAGCAAAGATCATCCTCTTCTTCCACTTCAATAAGTACGCCTACACGTAGTGATTCCATTGGCCCCCAATCTTCTGCGCAG GGATCAGGTTCAGACACAGTTGTCTCCGATGAAAGTGGCCGCAAGGGTGGGAAGGGAAAAAGATGTAGTAATTGCAGCTCACCAACGACACCTCAATGGAGAGTTGGACCCAGTGGGGCTAAG ACTTTGTGTAACGCTTGTGGGATCAGATACAAAAAACAGAAAGCTGCGTCAGATGCTGAAGGTGCTGAGGACGACACAGAAACT GTGAATGATTATTTACTTACTCTTCTGGAGGATGGTGGAATGCAAGCTAAGGCAGCATTGTATAAACATAATGATGAATTAGCTAAACAg CTAGAACACATGGAGCAGAAGCTCGAAGAACTTCTTGATATCGTAGTTTCCAAGTGCAG ACAAATGAACATTGCCGAGAAGCAACAACTTCGGAATCTGATTCAGACTCTGTCCCCAAAAAATCTAGATCGAGTTGTACAAATTATCAAACGTAGAAAGCTACCAAAAGGTGGACAAACGTTCTACGAGCTGAACATTGATCTGGATAAGGAG GATAATGGAACACTTTGGAGATTGTACTATTACGTGCGAGCAGCTGAAAATGCTAAACGGCTTTCACTAGCGGAACTGCAGCAAGGAAAGGTCGTGGTGATAAactaa